A region from the Musa acuminata AAA Group cultivar baxijiao chromosome BXJ1-10, Cavendish_Baxijiao_AAA, whole genome shotgun sequence genome encodes:
- the LOC103969871 gene encoding uncharacterized protein LOC103969871 gives MEKLHLPAPRIPLSNASTAAFVILSMLLTAFVFLAVYPNEFQLQSLVAGGCEPRRLRSTNFLDPVALPAPDPQLRILIGVLTVPDSYQRRHLLRDAYFLQPNLTVNARIDILFVLCGLTTEEQRVLVAIEILRHGDIMILDCEENMNEGKTYTYFSNLPGVFNGSTGGEPAYDYVLKADDDTYIRLDALAKTLDGMPREDLYMGLFIPCKNITDRMGWMTGMAYALSWDLVEWIARSEIPRNHKTLPPHGEDVVLASWLRDASLGKNRFDMNPRMYDYYEEPTPCWSHDFIPDTIAVHKLKNDTKWAKTLDYFNLTVGLRPSNLYNIYQLKQ, from the coding sequence ATGGAGAAGCTTCACCTCCCTGCGCCGAGGATTCCCCTCTCGAATGCATCCACCGCAGCCTTCGTCATCCTCTCGATGCTGCTCACAGCTTTCGTCTTCCTCGCCGTCTACCCCAACGAGTTCCAGCTCCAGTCCCTCGTCGCGGGCGGATGCGAGCCCCGGCGCCTGCGCTCCACCAACTTCCTCGATCCCGTGGCCTTGCCGGCCCCGGATCCCCAGCTGCGGATCCTCATCGGCGTCCTCACCGTCCCGGACTCCTACCAGCGCCGCCACCTCCTCCGCGATGCCTACTTCCTCCAGCCCAACCTCACCGTCAATGCCCGCATCGACATCCTCTTCGTCCTCTGCGGCCTTACCACAGAGGAGCAGCGAGTCCTGGTGGCCATCGAGATCCTGCGCCACGGCGACATCATGATCCTCGACTGCGAGGAGAACATGAACGAGGGCAAGACCTACACGTACTTCTCCAACCTCCCGGGGGTCTTCAACGGCAGCACCGGCGGCGAGCCGGCTTACGACTACGTGCTGAAGGCGGACGACGACACCTACATACGGCTGGATGCGTTGGCGAAGACGTTGGACGGGATGCCGAGGGAGGATCTGTACATGGGGTTGTTCATCCCGTGCAAGAACATCACGGATCGGATGGGATGGATGACGGGGATGGCGTACGCGCTGTCGTGGGACTTGGTGGAGTGGATCGCAAGGTCGGAGATCCCGCGGAACCACAAGACCCTTCCGCCGCACGGCGAGGACGTGGTACTGGCGAGCTGGCTGAGGGATGCATCCCTGGGGAAGAACAGGTTCGACATGAACCCCAGGATGTACGATTACTACGAAGAGCCGACGCCATGTTGGAGTCACGACTTCATCCCGGACACCATTGCGGTGCACAAGCTGAAGAACGACACCAAGTGGGCGAAGACTTTGGATTACTTCAACCTCACCGTGGGGTTGAGACCTTCCAACCTCTACAATATTTATCAATTGAAGCAATAA